From a region of the Salinispira pacifica genome:
- a CDS encoding tetratricopeptide repeat protein produces MNSLHQRIFAATMALLIITAATAVSQEAEVSFLSGEVLWENGRGPNRLQIGDEIAVSGSIILEGESSVELNLDGNRVFLGAAGTYSLRRIYRMTGSRRQESILQSLEGRFRRNIQDRITSGSAAAGVRGDDSAGEEGPGSIYSTPTEELFARGLEALREERIQDAFFIFEEAYYAAPPEQFSQAALYLAYCEQLLGNLDEADDLYNDVTLTRDDGALYALYVLSSAELQLKQGRGAEALENLNGLIDAHGRDGFAMAPADLQQALYLRGLIRSRQGNDEGMKSDFKAAAEINANPQLTIVIEELLWGDF; encoded by the coding sequence ATGAACAGTTTGCATCAGCGCATATTCGCCGCTACCATGGCTCTTTTGATCATAACCGCCGCCACCGCCGTTTCTCAGGAAGCTGAAGTGAGTTTCCTGTCGGGAGAAGTTCTTTGGGAAAACGGCAGAGGACCCAACAGGCTGCAGATCGGCGATGAGATTGCAGTAAGCGGATCCATCATCCTGGAAGGTGAATCCAGCGTTGAGCTGAACCTTGACGGAAACCGGGTCTTCCTGGGTGCAGCCGGCACCTACTCTCTGAGAAGAATTTACCGCATGACCGGCAGCCGCCGTCAGGAAAGCATACTCCAGTCTCTGGAGGGCAGATTCCGCCGGAACATCCAGGACAGGATCACAAGCGGAAGTGCGGCGGCGGGGGTTCGGGGGGACGACTCGGCGGGTGAAGAAGGCCCGGGAAGCATCTACTCCACCCCCACCGAGGAACTGTTCGCCCGGGGACTTGAGGCCCTCAGGGAAGAACGGATTCAGGATGCCTTCTTCATATTCGAGGAGGCCTACTACGCCGCCCCGCCGGAACAGTTCTCCCAGGCCGCCCTCTATTTGGCCTACTGCGAACAGCTGTTGGGGAATCTGGATGAAGCCGACGACCTCTACAATGACGTGACGCTTACCCGGGATGACGGGGCACTGTACGCTCTGTATGTTCTCAGCTCAGCGGAACTTCAGCTGAAACAGGGCCGGGGGGCTGAAGCCCTGGAAAACCTCAACGGCCTCATTGACGCTCACGGGAGAGACGGGTTCGCCATGGCTCCGGCGGACCTTCAGCAGGCATTGTATCTGCGGGGTCTCATCAGGTCCCGGCAGGGGAATGACGAAGGAATGAAATCGGACTTCAAAGCGGCTGCGGAAATCAATGCCAACCCTCAACTGACAATTGTCATTGAAGAGCTGCTCTGGGGGGACTTTTAA